A segment of the Arachis hypogaea cultivar Tifrunner chromosome 5, arahy.Tifrunner.gnm2.J5K5, whole genome shotgun sequence genome:
attatatttttttaaattttttataatttattatgatttatcactaaacaaaatataaaaatactaatctttgtatttctatattttgTGTCTTATTGTCAACGTCTTATACTCCCATCGTAATGATTGCAAATATCACATTATTAAATACATTTTAAAATGACTATATCATTACAGTATAGTCtgtataataaaaaatcataatataGCAAAGTACAActtaaattacaaaaaatacgTCATAAGTAttcttataaattaaaaaaaaacacttttttatattgaattattTATTGACTTGAacattaaaatatcttttatttttcacgcTCGGTATCCTTTAAATTATGGagtatactttatcagcaaaaaaagataaaattaagcaATCTACTTTTTTATAGGGCCAGATATACATCAAAAGATCATCTCAAGTAAAAACAATATATATGTTTAcgtgaatttataaaaaaatggcaatattttcttaaaaatatatgttaccaaaaatatacattaaaacaAAGTAACAAAATAAGAACCGTTATAGTCTACTTCAACTCGTAAGGATAAAAAACTTACATATCTACGTATCCATTTAAGTCTTAAAGCAGTGACAACTTTAGGTCAAAAGTTTAATCTAGAAATCAAACGACGGTCAACATTACAAAAATTTCTTTTAGAAATATTGATCGACTATAAGATGAGTAATATATtatttagggttttttatttaaataaattatttgctcTCCTATTTTACGTGAATCCCCTAAATAGTTTTTTTGAACGTGAATCCCCTAaaccatataatatataaatcgtcCTAGGCTGGTGTGTGTTATTTAATATGTAAAACATTGTACCCTGGaacgatttatgcatgaattgcataggtgaataAAGCATAAATCGTCCCACCCTAGTGTGTTTTGGAAGTCACACATAAATCGTCCTAGCCTAGTATGAGTTATGTGTTTTCAGCTTAAACACGTTACCCTGCCACGATTTATGTGCATCTTTGTAAACCTCAACCCCCTAGCACGATTTACGTGCAAATCCCTAACCCCCACCAACCTAGCACGATTTATGTGCAAATCTTTATCCCTCAATATCGTAGAACGAATTATGTGTTATATGATAAGACACGTTAGTATGGGACGATTTACGTTTAAAAACACAATACCAGATACCATGAAACGATTTATGTGCTTGAAGAGCCTATAAATACAGGAGGAACATCATTGTCGAGCCATATTTCCACCGAGGGTTGTGAGAAGATGGCTGAGAGTGTGTTCTTGTTAGTTCATCATCGGGGAAAGATCGATGAAAACACAAGTGAGGGTGTAACGTTCAGTAGCAAGAAACAGATTGGAGTGTTCATAAATCCATCAACGAGTTTAGATGATTTACGAAATAGCATATTACAAAAGTTAGGTAAGTGCGGTAAAAGGCTTGTCAAGCAGATGTTCTTCAGGATCCCTATCTCACTCAGGCAGGGTTACGTGAAGTTTGGAAAATATGAGATGTTGGGCGATGATGACATTCGCGTTATATTTCACAGTCAAAGCAGATTTCCAGATATGGGAGCTATAGAGTTGTTCGCGAAAATGGCTGATGTGGAGGGTAGCTCCGGTGGATCTGCTCCAAATCCGCCCACAATCGGGGTAGATGGTGCTTCAAGTGCCATTCCTATTCGTCACGACGTCACCGCGCACGTTTCATCTCCGTCATTTGCAGCCGATCTGGCTGTTCATGCCGAAGATGGGGATTGCATTGGTGATGTACGAACCGTCGGGGAGCTTGCAGCGGCAATCAGAGAGGGACCGGTATTGGATGGTGCAACTACATTCATGGAGGTCAGAGATGGGGATCCAGTTGCTGAGGCCATTGGTGATGATGATTCAGATTCGGAACCACCCGTTATCGGTACGAATCTGACGATGAGGATGACACAAGACCAGTTGCACCATCGCAAGGACAAACAAGTTCTCAGACACAACAGTACCCTCCACACTTCTCTACATTGGATCTTGAGGCGATGAATCAACCAGCATTTCCAGGTCGACAAATGTCAAGTAGTCACAGAGACGAGCAAGGTATGCATGGGGCAGAGGAGTTTGAGGTCGGGCAGCGGTTCCAGAGCAAGGAGGAGGCAGTGTTAATGGTGAAGAATTATAATATCCGCCGTGGTGTTCAGTATAAGGTGTTTGAGTCGGACCAGTTGAAGTATCACGGGAAGTGCGTCCAGTTTGGGAATGGGTGTAATTGGCTGATACGCGTGACTATGCGGCAGCGAAAAGGATACTGGGAAGTCCGGAAGTACAATGGGCCTCACACATGTCTTGCAACCGAGCTGTCCACCGACCACAGGcagcttgattatcatgtgataTGTGCGTCAATTCTATCGCTGGTCAGGGCGGATGCGGCAATCTCGGTGAAAGTATTGCAGAATGCGGTGTCAACGACATATGGTTTCAAGCCCAGCTACCGTAAGGTCTGGATGGCTAAGCAGAAGGCGATTGCACAGATTTATGGTGATTGGGAGGAATCTTATAACATGATTCCGAGGTGGATAATCGGGGTTCAAATGTACATGCCCGGCACCATTGCAGTATTGCGTACTTCACCTGTAAGGTCTGGTAATGTGGTCGATGAGTCGAGGGTGTTTTTTCATCGATTGTTTTGGACGTTTTCGCCATGCGTTAAGGCATTCAAGTATTGCAAGCCACTGATATCCATAGATGGTACCCATTTGTATGGCAAGTACGGCGGAACATTACTCATGGCGATTGCACAAGATGGAAACTCGAACATACTCCCAGTTGCGTTTGGACTAGTCGAGGGTGAGAACATTGAGTCATGGAAGTTCTTCCTTACTCACCTTCGCCAACATGTGACCCCGCAGCCGGGCATTCTTGTTATATCTGACCGCCACAATGCAATCAAGGCCGCGTTAGTCGTAGAAGACGGTGGGTGGCTCCCACCGGCCGCCTATCGTGCATATTGTGCCAGGCACATAGCTGCTAATTTTGCGCTTAATTTTAAATCCAAGGATGCACGGAAGATTCTGGTGAACGCAGCCTACGCAAAGTCCGAACAGGAGCATCAATATTACATGGATATCTTGAGGTCCGAAGACCCGGCTATGGTTGAGTGGTGTAACCGGATTGGGTTAGGGTTATGGACCCAATATCGGGATGGTGGGTGTCGGTACGGTCACATGACAACCAACATATCCGAGATGCAACTCGGGACAAGGCAGGAATTTTCGCAGGTGCTTATGAGGGCGATTGAGAAGAACCAACAGGCCTCCAGAAACATGCGGGTTGAGCTATATGATAGAGGGAACACAGAGTTTGTTGTGGACGAGATTGCTCCGACGGGAGGGAGAATCGCTCTGACAGCATGTAGGGTATCGCTATCGGCTCGGACATGTGACTGTGGCTATTTTCAGGCCCTCCATTACCCATGCCGTCATGTGCTTGCAGCTTGTTGGTATTGCAGACTGGATTGGAGGACTTATGTGGATGACGTGTATCGCTTGACAACCATCTTCAATGTTTATAAGATTGGTTTCTCCCCTCCGATGGCAGATGACTTGCTTCCCTTGTACGAGGGTCCTCGAGTTATCCCAGACCCCGGCATGATGCGAGCGACCGTGGGTCGTCCTAGAGCTACACGGATAAGAAACAATATGGATGAGCCCGAACTGGACAGGACGAAGATATGTGGTATGTGTAGGGTTCCAAGTCATACTAGGAGACAGTGTCCCCTGCGCGCAGGTGCATCCGGTCATCATGAAGGGAGCAATGCGTAGGCCCTCTAGCACCGTTAtagtttatgttattttttttgccTTAACATAGTTAGATTGTTGCTTGATGTTGTCTTAAACACTTTGCATTTAATGTTGTTCTTTGTCGTTCACTTCTTTCATTGTTAAAGAACTCGTGTTAGTCGGTTTAAATTTCACTTTAGGTTTACTTGCAACATAGTCCTTTGATATTACCATAGTAGTAGATAACAACATAACAATAACGAAAC
Coding sequences within it:
- the LOC112803192 gene encoding uncharacterized protein; translated protein: MNQPAFPGRQMSSSHRDEQGMHGAEEFEVGQRFQSKEEAVLMVKNYNIRRGVQYKVFESDQLKYHGKCVQFGNGCNWLIRVTMRQRKGYWEVRKYNGPHTCLATELSTDHRQLDYHVICASILSLVRADAAISVKVLQNAVSTTYGFKPSYRKVWMAKQKAIAQIYGDWEESYNMIPRWIIGVQMYMPGTIAVLRTSPVRSGNVVDESRVFFHRLFWTFSPCVKAFKYCKPLISIDGTHLYGKYGGTLLMAIAQDGNSNILPVAFGLVEGENIESWKFFLTHLRQHVTPQPGILVISDRHNAIKAALVVEDGGWLPPAAYRAYCARHIAANFALNFKSKDARKILVNAAYAKSEQEHQYYMDILRSEDPAMVEWCNRIGLGLWTQYRDGGCRYGHMTTNISEMQLGTRQEFSQVLMRAIEKNQQASRNMRVELYDRGNTEFVVDEIAPTGGRIALTACRVSLSARTCDCGYFQALHYPCRHVLAACWYCRLDWRTYVDDVYRLTTIFNVYKIGFSPPMADDLLPLYEGPRVIPDPGMMRATVGRPRATRIRNNMDEPELDRTKICGMCRVPSHTRRQCPLRAGASGHHEGSNA